One region of Streptomyces subrutilus genomic DNA includes:
- a CDS encoding ABC transporter substrate-binding protein: protein MRRTRAAAAAAVTVSLLATAATACGGGSAATGGGTNTAPKELTYWASNQGPDIAADQATLGPELKKFEQQTGIKVKLEVVPWSDLLNRILAATASGQGPDVLNIGNTWSSSLQATGALLPWDANNFEAIGGRDRFVESAIGSAGAAGKDPAAVPLYSMSYALYYNKKMFQEAGIEKPPATWDELVAVGRRLSEDGKWALGAEGSNLANNIHQVFVLSKQHGAEFFDAAGKPTFDTPANVEAVKQYVDLMAKDKVISPGNAEYDKNQSLQDFANGKTAMVLWQSAAGSFKAHGMKEGDWGVAPVPVPAGGTPGTGKNTNSMVAGINMAVFKNTDNIDGALKFVKFMTSDEEQKLLNKTYGSIPPVKAAQSDPAFATEDLTVLRNTLATSAAPLPQVPEESQFETAVGTAVKELFADAAAGRPVTTESVKARLTKAQQQMSN from the coding sequence ATGCGCAGAACCAGAGCCGCTGCCGCCGCCGCTGTCACAGTCTCCCTGCTCGCCACCGCCGCCACCGCCTGCGGCGGCGGATCCGCGGCCACCGGGGGCGGTACCAACACGGCCCCCAAGGAGCTCACCTACTGGGCCTCCAACCAGGGACCCGACATCGCGGCGGACCAGGCGACGCTCGGCCCCGAGCTGAAGAAGTTCGAGCAGCAGACCGGCATCAAGGTCAAGCTCGAGGTCGTCCCCTGGTCCGACCTGCTCAACCGGATCCTCGCCGCCACCGCCTCCGGACAGGGCCCGGACGTCCTCAACATCGGCAACACCTGGTCCTCCTCCCTCCAGGCCACCGGAGCCCTGCTCCCCTGGGACGCGAACAACTTCGAGGCGATCGGCGGCAGGGACCGCTTCGTCGAGTCCGCCATCGGCTCGGCCGGCGCCGCGGGCAAGGACCCGGCCGCCGTCCCGCTCTACTCGATGTCCTACGCGCTCTACTACAACAAGAAGATGTTCCAGGAGGCGGGCATCGAGAAGCCCCCGGCCACCTGGGACGAGCTGGTCGCCGTCGGCCGGCGGCTGTCCGAGGACGGCAAGTGGGCCCTGGGCGCCGAGGGCTCGAACCTCGCCAACAACATCCACCAGGTCTTCGTCCTGTCCAAGCAGCACGGGGCCGAGTTCTTCGACGCCGCCGGCAAGCCCACCTTCGACACCCCCGCCAACGTCGAGGCGGTCAAGCAGTACGTCGACCTGATGGCCAAGGACAAGGTCATCTCGCCCGGCAACGCCGAGTACGACAAGAACCAGTCCCTCCAGGACTTCGCCAACGGCAAGACCGCCATGGTCCTGTGGCAGAGCGCGGCCGGCAGCTTCAAGGCGCACGGGATGAAGGAGGGCGACTGGGGCGTCGCGCCCGTCCCCGTCCCGGCCGGCGGCACACCCGGCACCGGGAAGAACACCAACTCCATGGTCGCCGGCATCAACATGGCCGTCTTCAAGAACACCGACAACATCGACGGCGCCCTGAAGTTCGTGAAGTTCATGACCAGCGACGAGGAGCAGAAGCTCCTCAACAAGACCTACGGCTCCATCCCGCCGGTCAAGGCCGCCCAGAGCGACCCGGCCTTCGCCACCGAGGACCTCACCGTGCTGCGCAACACCCTCGCCACCAGCGCCGCCCCGCTCCCGCAGGTCCCCGAGGAGTCCCAGTTCGAGACCGCGGTCGGCACCGCGGTCAAGGAGCTCTTCGCCGACGCGGCGGCCGGCCGTCCCGTGACCACCGAGTCGGTCAAGGCACGGCTCACCAAGGCCCAGCAGCAGATGTCGAACTGA
- a CDS encoding discoidin domain-containing protein, with protein MRSLVTAALLAGSVTVLPTAPAHAAGSVVKVTGSQGDWRLTVDGSPYLVKGVTWGPSPADAGRLLPDVRSLGANTIRTWGTDASSRRLFDAASANGIKVVAGFWLQPGGGPGSGGCADYVTDTAYKNTMLAEFSRWVEAYRDHPAVLMWNVGNESVLGLQNCYSGTELENQRNAYTGFVNDVAKAIHRIDADHPVTSTDAWVGAWAYYKRNSPDLDLYAVNSYKEACGIKQAWQQGGYTKPYIVTETGPVGEWEVPNDANGVPLEPGDQAKADGYTGAWNCVKGHQGVALGATVFHYGTEYDFGGHWFNLTPAGERRTMYYAVKRAYGGNTAGDNLPPTVSVPSVPDAGAVPAGKEIVVSARATDPENDQVAYEVLWGGKYVDGGGGLVSAPMVDLGNGSFRVTAPAKTGVWKLYVKAKDGRGNVGVEQRSVRVVPPPVAGTDVARGRPTTASTFQNDGYGGCPCTPALATDGNTATRWASAWADAQWLQVDLGSVKQLRHAQLVWEGAYGKAYALKVSDDGRNWRTAYATATGDGGIDDYDINASGRYVRLDLTQRGTGHGYSLFHFGVYS; from the coding sequence ATGCGCTCCCTCGTCACGGCCGCGCTCCTCGCCGGCTCCGTGACCGTACTGCCCACCGCCCCGGCGCACGCCGCCGGGAGCGTGGTGAAGGTGACCGGCTCCCAGGGCGACTGGCGGCTGACGGTGGACGGTTCGCCGTACCTCGTCAAGGGCGTCACCTGGGGTCCCTCCCCTGCCGACGCCGGCCGCCTGCTGCCGGACGTCCGCTCGCTCGGCGCCAACACCATCCGCACCTGGGGCACCGACGCGAGCAGCCGCCGGCTGTTCGACGCGGCCTCCGCGAACGGCATCAAGGTCGTCGCGGGCTTCTGGCTCCAGCCGGGTGGCGGACCGGGCAGCGGCGGCTGCGCCGACTACGTCACCGACACCGCCTACAAGAACACCATGCTCGCCGAGTTCTCCCGCTGGGTGGAGGCCTACCGCGACCACCCCGCCGTGCTGATGTGGAACGTCGGCAACGAGTCGGTGCTCGGCCTGCAGAACTGCTACAGCGGCACCGAGCTGGAGAACCAGCGCAACGCCTACACCGGCTTCGTCAACGACGTGGCGAAGGCGATCCACCGGATCGACGCCGACCACCCGGTCACCTCCACCGACGCATGGGTCGGCGCCTGGGCCTATTACAAGCGCAACTCACCGGACCTCGACCTGTACGCCGTCAACTCCTACAAGGAGGCCTGTGGTATCAAGCAGGCCTGGCAGCAGGGCGGTTACACCAAGCCGTACATCGTCACCGAGACCGGCCCGGTCGGCGAGTGGGAGGTCCCGAACGACGCGAACGGCGTCCCGCTGGAGCCCGGCGACCAGGCCAAGGCGGACGGCTACACCGGCGCCTGGAACTGCGTGAAGGGCCACCAGGGCGTCGCCCTGGGCGCCACGGTCTTCCACTACGGCACCGAGTACGACTTCGGCGGCCACTGGTTCAACCTGACCCCCGCCGGAGAGCGCCGCACGATGTACTACGCGGTCAAGCGGGCCTACGGCGGGAACACGGCCGGGGACAACCTGCCGCCGACCGTGTCCGTGCCCTCGGTCCCCGACGCCGGCGCGGTGCCGGCCGGCAAGGAGATCGTCGTATCGGCTCGGGCGACGGACCCCGAGAACGACCAGGTCGCGTACGAGGTGCTCTGGGGCGGCAAGTACGTGGACGGCGGGGGCGGGCTCGTCTCGGCCCCGATGGTCGACCTGGGCAACGGCAGCTTCCGGGTCACGGCTCCGGCGAAGACCGGTGTGTGGAAGCTGTACGTGAAGGCCAAGGACGGCCGCGGCAACGTGGGCGTCGAGCAGCGTTCGGTGCGGGTCGTCCCGCCGCCGGTCGCGGGGACGGACGTGGCGCGGGGACGGCCGACGACCGCCTCCACCTTCCAGAACGACGGCTACGGCGGCTGCCCGTGCACCCCGGCGCTGGCCACGGACGGCAACACGGCCACCCGCTGGGCCAGTGCCTGGGCCGACGCCCAGTGGCTGCAGGTCGACCTCGGGTCGGTCAAGCAGCTCCGGCACGCGCAGCTGGTGTGGGAGGGCGCCTACGGCAAGGCCTACGCCCTCAAGGTGTCGGACGACGGCCGGAACTGGCGGACCGCCTACGCCACGGCGACGGGCGACGGCGGCATCGACGACTACGACATCAACGCGTCGGGCCGCTACGTCCGCCTGGACCTGACCCAGCGCGGCACCGGCCACGGGTACTCGCTGTTCCACTTCGGGGTGTACTCCTGA
- a CDS encoding NADP-dependent oxidoreductase, with translation MRGMAYETYGGTEVLGETRLPVPKVSPGEVLVRVKYASVNPVDWKIMGGGLDALMDVVYPVVPCWDVSGTVEHVGIDTPEFAEGDEVMAYVRKDYVHGGTCAEFVTVPVRALAHKPASLGWAEAAALPLAGLTAYQVLTRLGTGKGDTVLIHGAAGGVGSFGVQIARALGARVIGTASPRNHDRVRELGGEPVAYGDGLAGRVRELAPEGATVIADFVGGVLDVTREVLHDDGRHASIADPTVTGSGGEWMWVRPVGADLAELGRLADAGQLKVTVAETFPLAELAAAFELSQAGHTAGKIVIEV, from the coding sequence ATGCGAGGGATGGCGTACGAGACGTACGGCGGAACGGAGGTGCTGGGGGAGACCCGGCTCCCGGTCCCCAAGGTCAGCCCCGGCGAGGTCCTCGTCCGGGTGAAGTACGCCTCGGTCAACCCGGTCGACTGGAAGATCATGGGCGGCGGCCTCGACGCCCTGATGGACGTCGTGTACCCGGTGGTGCCCTGCTGGGACGTCTCCGGCACCGTCGAGCACGTCGGCATCGACACCCCCGAGTTCGCCGAGGGCGACGAGGTGATGGCCTACGTCCGCAAGGACTACGTGCACGGCGGGACCTGCGCCGAGTTCGTCACCGTGCCCGTACGGGCCCTCGCGCACAAGCCCGCCTCGCTCGGCTGGGCCGAGGCGGCCGCCCTCCCGCTCGCCGGTCTCACCGCCTACCAGGTGCTGACCCGGCTGGGCACCGGCAAGGGCGACACCGTCCTCATCCACGGCGCCGCCGGCGGGGTCGGCTCCTTCGGCGTGCAGATCGCCCGCGCCCTCGGGGCCCGGGTCATCGGCACCGCCTCCCCGCGCAACCACGACCGCGTGCGGGAGCTCGGCGGGGAACCCGTGGCGTACGGGGACGGCCTGGCCGGCCGGGTGCGCGAGCTGGCCCCCGAGGGCGCCACCGTCATCGCCGACTTCGTGGGCGGGGTCCTGGACGTCACCCGCGAGGTGCTGCACGACGACGGCCGCCACGCCTCCATCGCCGATCCCACCGTGACGGGCTCCGGCGGGGAGTGGATGTGGGTGCGCCCGGTCGGCGCGGACCTGGCCGAACTGGGGCGGCTCGCCGACGCCGGACAGCTCAAGGTGACCGTCGCCGAGACGTTCCCGCTCGCGGAACTGGCCGCGGCCTTCGAGCTGAGCCAGGCCGGCCACACGGCGGGCAAGATCGTCATCGAGGTGTGA
- a CDS encoding carbohydrate ABC transporter permease produces the protein MTSAPATLPPDTAPGRRQRGTAARVRRPGRPPRPGRLRRGALPYLLLLPALLLELLIHLVPMAMGILMSFRELTQFHIRDWSSAPWTGFDNYALAVDVNRPVGEALLGSFLTTCLFTLLSVGLCWLLGTAAAVFMQETFRGRGLLRALFLVPYALPVYAAVITWAFMFQRDNGLVNHVLHDQLGLGGAEHTFWLLGDNSFWALLTVSVWKGWPFAFLIVMAALQNIPKDLYEAAALDGAGIWQQIRRITLPSVGAVNQVLILVLFLWTFNDFNTPFVLFGKSAPEAADLISIHIYQSSFVTWNFGTGSAMSVLLLLFLLLVTAGYLLLTTRGRRDADAR, from the coding sequence ATGACTTCCGCACCCGCCACGCTCCCACCCGACACCGCGCCGGGGCGGCGGCAGCGCGGTACGGCGGCCCGCGTGCGCCGCCCCGGCCGCCCGCCGCGCCCCGGCCGCCTGCGCCGCGGCGCCCTGCCCTACCTCCTGCTGCTGCCCGCCCTGCTCCTCGAACTGCTCATCCACCTCGTCCCGATGGCGATGGGCATCCTCATGAGCTTCCGCGAGCTCACCCAGTTCCACATCCGGGACTGGTCCAGCGCCCCCTGGACGGGCTTCGACAACTACGCACTCGCCGTCGACGTCAACCGGCCCGTCGGCGAAGCCCTCCTCGGCTCCTTCCTCACCACCTGCCTGTTCACCCTGCTCTCCGTCGGCCTGTGCTGGCTGCTCGGCACGGCCGCCGCCGTGTTCATGCAGGAGACCTTCCGCGGCCGCGGCCTCCTGCGGGCCCTGTTCCTCGTTCCGTACGCCCTGCCCGTCTACGCGGCCGTCATCACCTGGGCGTTCATGTTCCAGCGGGACAACGGCCTGGTGAACCACGTGCTGCACGACCAGCTCGGTCTCGGCGGCGCCGAGCACACCTTCTGGCTGCTGGGCGACAACAGCTTCTGGGCGCTGCTGACCGTGTCCGTGTGGAAGGGCTGGCCGTTCGCCTTCCTCATCGTGATGGCCGCCCTGCAGAACATCCCCAAGGACCTGTACGAGGCGGCCGCGCTGGACGGCGCGGGCATCTGGCAGCAGATCCGCCGGATCACCCTGCCCTCGGTCGGGGCGGTCAACCAGGTGCTGATCCTGGTGCTGTTCCTGTGGACCTTCAACGACTTCAACACGCCGTTCGTCCTGTTCGGGAAGTCCGCCCCCGAGGCAGCCGACCTGATCTCCATCCACATCTACCAGTCGAGCTTCGTCACCTGGAACTTCGGCACCGGTTCGGCCATGTCCGTCCTCCTGCTGCTCTTCCTCCTGCTGGTCACCGCCGGCTACCTGCTCCTCACCACCCGCGGCCGGAGGGACGCCGATGCCCGCTAG
- a CDS encoding carbohydrate ABC transporter permease: MPASPRARSPLDPPRSFRVIRAVFLTLLAGFVLLPVYVMVTSSLKPLEDVAGEFRWIPSGLTLRPYIDIWHTVPLAKYFVNSLIVAGAATVCSVVIAVFAAYAVSRYRFRGKRLFTVTVLSTQMFPGILFLLPLFLIFVNIGNSTGVALYGSRGGLILTYLTFSLPFSIWMLIGYFDSVPRDLDEAATVDGCGPLGALFRVVIPAAVPGIVAVAVYAFMTAWGEVLFASVMTNDTTRTLAVGLQGYSTQNDVYWNQIMAASLVVSIPVVAGFLLLQKYLVAGLTAGAVK, from the coding sequence ATGCCCGCTAGCCCCCGGGCCCGCAGCCCGCTCGACCCGCCCCGCTCCTTCCGGGTGATCCGGGCCGTCTTCCTGACCCTGCTCGCCGGGTTCGTGCTGCTGCCCGTCTACGTGATGGTCACCAGCTCGCTCAAGCCCCTCGAGGACGTGGCGGGAGAGTTCCGCTGGATCCCCAGCGGGCTCACCCTCCGGCCCTACATCGACATCTGGCACACCGTGCCGCTCGCCAAGTACTTCGTGAACTCCCTGATCGTGGCCGGCGCCGCCACCGTCTGCTCCGTGGTCATCGCCGTGTTCGCCGCCTACGCGGTCAGCCGCTACCGCTTCCGCGGCAAGCGCCTGTTCACGGTGACCGTGCTCTCCACCCAGATGTTCCCCGGGATCCTCTTCCTGCTCCCGCTGTTCCTGATCTTCGTGAACATCGGCAACAGCACCGGCGTCGCGCTCTACGGGTCCCGCGGCGGGCTCATCCTCACCTACCTCACCTTCTCCCTCCCCTTCTCCATCTGGATGCTCATCGGGTACTTCGACTCGGTGCCCCGCGACCTCGACGAGGCGGCCACCGTCGACGGCTGCGGCCCGCTCGGCGCACTGTTCCGGGTCGTGATCCCGGCCGCCGTCCCCGGCATCGTCGCCGTCGCCGTGTACGCCTTCATGACCGCCTGGGGCGAGGTGCTCTTCGCCTCCGTCATGACGAACGACACCACCCGCACCCTCGCCGTCGGACTGCAGGGCTACTCCACGCAGAACGACGTGTACTGGAACCAGATCATGGCCGCCTCGCTCGTCGTCAGCATCCCCGTCGTCGCCGGATTCCTGCTGCTGCAGAAGTACCTGGTGGCCGGACTCACGGCAGGAGCCGTCAAATGA
- a CDS encoding ROK family transcriptional regulator: MTTGRSGRTVRDLRRGNRSAVLQRLYFGGPMSRQELGPATGLSSGSVSNVVGELVADGLLEEAGIVDSDGGRPRTLLRVSPGSAHMIGVDVGETRVRVELFDLTLTELARTEMPLSPRGCYDVGPIVDHIRHGIETVLAEAGVGTERLLGVGVGVPGIVDRDAQGGTVVHGQTIGWDAVPLEQLLRATGALPEEVPYIIDNGARTLGQAEMWFGAGRGAREAVVVLFGSGVGASLITDGSPDGGTTEGTPLEWGHLTVSVRGRRCRCGALGCLEAYTGAEALLARWAERGGAAGGRPVDSVDEEEALSALLAAAGTGDPVAREVLEETAEYLGAGLSDLINLFQPERILIGGWAGLMLGPHILPSVRGHATRYALRHPADRVTVGLGSLGPDAVTVGAATLPLSAFFASGGRRTAPGPPAEPPGWRTALDVRGAGL; encoded by the coding sequence ATGACCACGGGGCGTAGCGGGCGAACGGTGCGGGACCTGCGGCGGGGAAACCGGAGCGCCGTCCTCCAACGGCTGTACTTCGGCGGTCCGATGAGCCGCCAGGAACTGGGGCCCGCCACCGGACTGAGCTCGGGGTCCGTCAGCAACGTCGTCGGCGAGCTCGTCGCGGACGGGCTGCTGGAGGAGGCCGGCATCGTCGACTCCGACGGCGGACGGCCCCGCACCCTGCTGCGGGTCTCCCCCGGCAGCGCCCACATGATCGGCGTCGACGTCGGCGAAACCCGGGTCCGCGTCGAGCTGTTCGACCTGACCCTCACCGAACTCGCGCGCACGGAGATGCCGTTGTCGCCGCGCGGCTGCTACGACGTCGGACCCATCGTCGACCACATCCGGCACGGCATCGAGACCGTGCTCGCCGAGGCCGGGGTCGGCACCGAGCGGCTGCTGGGCGTGGGCGTCGGGGTGCCGGGCATCGTGGACCGCGACGCGCAGGGCGGGACCGTGGTGCACGGCCAGACCATCGGCTGGGACGCGGTGCCGCTGGAGCAGCTGCTGCGCGCCACCGGTGCCCTGCCCGAGGAGGTCCCGTACATCATCGACAACGGCGCGCGGACGCTCGGCCAGGCGGAGATGTGGTTCGGGGCGGGCCGCGGGGCCCGGGAGGCGGTCGTCGTGCTCTTCGGCTCCGGCGTCGGCGCGAGCCTGATCACCGACGGCTCACCGGACGGCGGGACGACGGAGGGCACCCCGCTGGAGTGGGGCCACCTGACGGTCTCCGTGCGCGGGCGGCGCTGCCGGTGCGGCGCGCTGGGCTGCCTGGAGGCCTACACGGGCGCCGAGGCCCTGCTGGCGCGCTGGGCGGAGCGGGGCGGGGCGGCGGGTGGCCGTCCGGTGGACTCCGTGGACGAGGAGGAGGCCCTGTCCGCCCTGCTGGCCGCGGCCGGTACGGGGGACCCGGTGGCGCGGGAGGTCCTGGAGGAGACCGCGGAGTACCTGGGCGCGGGCCTGTCCGACCTGATCAACCTGTTCCAGCCGGAGCGCATCCTGATCGGCGGCTGGGCGGGGCTGATGCTGGGCCCCCACATCCTCCCGTCGGTACGGGGGCACGCGACCCGGTACGCGCTGCGCCATCCGGCCGACAGGGTCACCGTCGGCCTGGGCTCGCTGGGCCCCGACGCGGTCACGGTCGGCGCGGCGACCCTCCCCCTCTCCGCCTTCTTCGCGTCGGGCGGCCGCCGCACGGCTCCCGGCCCGCCGGCCGAACCCCCGGGCTGGCGCACGGCCCTGGACGTGCGCGGCGCGGGCCTCTGA
- a CDS encoding GH1 family beta-glucosidase, whose protein sequence is MTLSESLPVTGARPADRAAELADRAVDLGALPADFAWGTATSAYQIEGAAEEDGRGPSIWDTFSRVPGAVDGGHTGDTACDHYHRWQGDIALMRELGTNAYRLSIAWPRVVPGGDGAVNAKGLDFYDRLTDGLLAAGIEPNVTLYHWDLPQALQDRGGWPERATAEHFAAYAGLVAERLGDRVTQWATLNEPLCSAWIGHLEGRMAPGWSDLTAAVRASYHLLLGHGLAAQAVRAVRPAARLGIVNNLSTVEPATGGDADLAAARRMDGHVNRWWLDPVHGRGFPADMREVYGVDLPERPGDLATIAAPLDWIGLNYYFPQIVTADPAGPAPFARQIDRPGVPRTGMDWEVDADGLETLIMRLHEEYGDQRIHITENGSSYPDTVAPDGRVHDPERAAYLTSHLAACARAARRGAPVAGYYAWSLLDNFEWAYGYDKRFGLVHVDYATQRRTVKSSGRRYAEIIAAHRAAH, encoded by the coding sequence ATGACCCTTTCCGAAAGCCTTCCCGTGACCGGGGCCCGGCCCGCCGACCGCGCTGCCGAGCTCGCCGACCGCGCCGTCGACCTCGGCGCGCTGCCCGCCGACTTCGCCTGGGGCACCGCGACCTCCGCCTACCAGATCGAGGGCGCCGCCGAGGAGGACGGCCGGGGCCCCTCCATCTGGGACACCTTCAGCCGCGTCCCCGGCGCCGTCGACGGCGGCCACACCGGCGACACCGCCTGCGACCACTACCACCGCTGGCAGGGCGACATCGCCCTGATGCGGGAGCTCGGCACCAACGCCTACCGGCTCTCGATCGCCTGGCCGCGCGTCGTACCCGGCGGCGACGGGGCCGTCAACGCCAAGGGCCTCGACTTCTACGACCGGCTGACCGACGGACTGCTCGCGGCCGGCATCGAACCCAACGTCACCCTCTACCACTGGGACCTGCCCCAGGCCCTCCAGGACCGCGGCGGCTGGCCCGAGCGCGCCACCGCCGAGCACTTCGCCGCGTACGCCGGCCTGGTGGCCGAACGCCTCGGCGACCGCGTCACCCAGTGGGCCACCCTGAACGAGCCGCTGTGCTCGGCCTGGATCGGCCACCTCGAGGGCCGGATGGCTCCAGGCTGGAGCGACCTCACCGCCGCCGTCCGCGCCTCCTACCACCTGCTGCTCGGCCACGGCCTCGCCGCCCAGGCGGTCCGTGCCGTCCGCCCCGCCGCACGCCTCGGCATCGTCAACAACCTCTCCACCGTCGAGCCCGCCACCGGCGGCGACGCCGACCTGGCCGCCGCCCGCCGCATGGACGGCCACGTCAACCGCTGGTGGCTCGACCCCGTCCACGGCCGCGGCTTCCCCGCCGACATGCGCGAGGTCTACGGGGTCGACCTCCCCGAACGCCCCGGGGACCTCGCCACCATCGCCGCCCCCCTCGACTGGATCGGCCTCAACTACTACTTCCCGCAGATCGTCACCGCCGACCCGGCGGGCCCCGCACCCTTCGCCCGCCAGATCGACCGGCCCGGCGTCCCGCGCACCGGCATGGACTGGGAGGTGGACGCCGACGGCCTCGAAACGCTGATCATGCGCCTGCACGAGGAGTACGGGGACCAGCGCATCCACATCACCGAGAACGGCTCCTCGTACCCCGACACCGTCGCCCCCGACGGCCGCGTCCACGACCCCGAACGGGCCGCCTACCTCACCTCCCACCTCGCCGCCTGCGCCCGTGCGGCCCGCCGCGGCGCACCGGTGGCCGGCTACTACGCCTGGTCGCTGCTGGACAACTTCGAATGGGCCTACGGCTACGACAAGCGCTTCGGCCTGGTCCACGTGGACTACGCCACCCAGCGCCGCACGGTGAAGTCGAGCGGCCGCCGCTACGCCGAGATCATCGCCGCGCACCGCGCCGCGCACTGA
- a CDS encoding DUF1996 domain-containing protein, protein MNLRPRTLSALLVSAAVAATATAAFGGLALTAQASPDTGASAHAAMDHAAVAPRAGGDDPDGDGYIPAVPQVTGVTPSWNNPPDRYFHEFQANCAVTKTASDDPIVFAGRPGASHNHTFMGNTATDAFSTTASLSAGRTACTAPGDLSGYWMPTLYNGDRPVLPTGPQVIYYKTGVTDYKSVRPFPKGLRFLVGSPHQTAAEFRGHPGWVEGWECGDSFKNTGFPAHCPAGTQLNIRMQSPSCWDGTYLDTPDHKAHMAYPVVKPGNNDNVCPASHPVAVPMVEFKMAFPVSGDMSRVRLSSGGGHSFHYDFFNAWDERTLNALVEHCIKGGLQCNARGYDETHPGAGAALGPDHRLP, encoded by the coding sequence GTGAATCTCCGACCGCGGACCCTGTCCGCCCTCCTGGTCTCGGCGGCCGTCGCCGCGACCGCCACCGCGGCCTTCGGCGGCCTCGCGCTGACCGCCCAGGCCTCCCCCGACACCGGTGCGTCCGCGCACGCGGCCATGGACCACGCCGCCGTCGCACCGCGGGCCGGCGGCGACGACCCGGACGGCGACGGCTACATCCCGGCCGTGCCGCAGGTCACGGGGGTAACCCCCTCCTGGAACAATCCCCCCGACCGCTACTTCCACGAGTTCCAGGCCAACTGCGCCGTCACCAAGACCGCGTCCGACGACCCGATCGTCTTCGCGGGCCGGCCCGGCGCCTCGCACAACCACACCTTCATGGGCAACACCGCCACGGACGCGTTCAGCACCACCGCCTCGCTGAGCGCGGGCAGGACCGCCTGCACCGCCCCCGGCGACCTCTCCGGGTACTGGATGCCGACCCTCTACAACGGCGACCGGCCGGTGCTGCCGACCGGGCCGCAGGTGATCTACTACAAGACCGGCGTCACCGATTACAAGAGCGTGCGCCCCTTCCCCAAAGGTCTGCGCTTCCTCGTCGGCAGCCCCCACCAGACGGCCGCCGAGTTCCGCGGCCACCCCGGCTGGGTCGAGGGCTGGGAGTGCGGGGACAGCTTCAAGAACACCGGGTTCCCCGCGCACTGCCCGGCCGGCACCCAGCTCAACATCCGCATGCAGTCGCCCAGCTGCTGGGACGGCACGTACCTGGACACCCCCGACCACAAGGCGCACATGGCCTATCCGGTCGTGAAGCCCGGCAACAACGACAACGTGTGCCCTGCCAGCCACCCGGTGGCGGTGCCCATGGTGGAGTTCAAGATGGCCTTCCCCGTCAGCGGAGACATGTCGCGGGTCAGGCTGTCCAGCGGCGGCGGGCACTCCTTCCACTACGACTTCTTCAACGCCTGGGACGAGCGCACCTTGAACGCCCTGGTCGAGCACTGCATCAAGGGCGGACTCCAGTGCAACGCCCGCGGCTACGACGAGACGCACCCCGGGGCCGGCGCCGCCCTGGGTCCGGACCACCGGCTCCCGTAA